A genomic segment from Colletotrichum higginsianum IMI 349063 chromosome 5, whole genome shotgun sequence encodes:
- a CDS encoding Duf814 domain-containing protein produces the protein MKQRFSSIDVKVIAHELQESLTTLRLANVYDLSSKILLLKFAKPDNKKQLIIDSGFRCHLTDFTRTTAAAPSAFVTRLRKFLKTRRLTSVRQIGTDRILEFQFSDGQYRLFLEFFASGNVILTDADLKILTLLRNVSEGEGQEPQRVGMNYSLENRQNYNGVPDLTKERVRAALESSVSKTSVAATAGKKIKVKPGDELRRSLATTITELPPILVDHSFQLTGFDGKMKPADILEDESLLDALLKALTQARSIVEDATSSATAKGYIFAKYRSKPDHAPEAAPPAAEDEETKRSNLLYDDFHPFLPSKFANDPTVKVLEFDGYNKTVDEFFSSLEGQKLESKLTEREAAARRKLDAARSDQEKRIEGLRGAQSINVQKATAIEANVERVQEAMDAVNGLLQQGMDWVDISKLIEREQKRRNPVAEIIKLPLNLAENKITLLLGEEEDIEDDESNYETDSDASDSENEESSNNNKQKNDKRLEIEVDITLSPWANSRGYHEQKRSAAKKAEKTVQQSQMALKNAEQKIQAELKKGLKTEKAVLQPIRKQSWFEKFIWFVSSDGYLVLGGKDAQQNEMLYKRYLRKGDVYVHADMHGAATVIIKNSPSTPDAPIPPSTLAQAGTLAVCSSSAWDSKAGMGAWWVNANQVSKSAPTGEYLPTGSFMVRGQKNFLPPAQLLLGIGIMFKISEESKARHVKHRLYDGAGLQAPSADKGPEESAADAAQARDEDPDDVSDIGSENNDEDEDPRDNPLQNLGQDGHDDSEERIASGESPVEEMEKLKLEDGKTAGDSANEETKPTEDGNNYDDEDGEQEEEEEEDEAGDSDQAVTGQTSTPAEPAGGPSSKASAAANDKQRPAKRGQKSKAKKLAAKYKDQDEEDRAAAEALYGSARGKQRAEAEAQSKAEREAQLAFQKERRRAQHERQQKETAEHEEVRRLMNEEGVEVLDAEELGKMTLLDALVGTPLPGDEILEAVPVCAPWNAMGKFKYKAKLQPGAVKKGKAVKEVFERWKADSSRKGALDERSQDREKMWPREVELIKALKAEESINVVPVGKVRVMMAGGSGGGGGGGAKGQQGKGGRGGRGSKKK, from the exons ATGAAGCAGCGTTTCTCCTCCATCGACGTCAAGGTCATCGCCCACGAGCTCCAAGAGAGCCTCACTACCTTGCGACTGGCCAACGTCTACGACCTCTCCTCCAAGATCCTGTTGCTCAAGTTTGCGAAGCCCGACAACAAGAAGCAGCTCATCATCGACTCGGGCTTCCGATGCCACCTCACCGATTTCACGCGaacgaccgccgccgcgccctcggcctttgTCACCCGCCTGCGCAAGTTTTTGAAGACGAGGCGCTTGACGTCGGTTAGGCAAATCGGAACGGACCGGATTCTGGAGTTCCAGTTCAGTGACGGCCAGTACCGTCTCTTCCTCGAGTTTTTCGCT AGCGGAAACGTAATCTTGACCGATGCCGACCTCAAGATCCTTACCCTGTTGCGAAACGTCTCTGAAGGCGAGGGCCAAGAACCACAAAGAGTCGGCATGAACTACTCTCTGGAAAACAGACAAAACTACAACGGCGTCCCGGATTTGACAAAGGAGAGAGTGCGGGCCGCGCTGGAATCGTCCGTCAGCAAGACCTCGGTAGCCGCCACGGCAGGGAAGAAGATCAAGGTGAAGCCGGGAGACGAACTGAGGCGcagcttggcgacgacgattACCGAACTACCTCCGATTTTGGTGGACCACTCGTTCCAGCTTACTGGTTTCGACGGGAAAATGAAGCCGGCCGACATCCTCGAAGACGAGTCGCTGCTGGACGCACTCCTGAAGGCTTTGACTCAGGCACGAAGCATTGTGGAGGACGCGACGAGCTCTGCGACGGCCAAGGGATACATTTTTGCCAAGTACCGATCGAAGCCAGACCACGCGCCCGAGgccgcaccgccagcagccgaagacgaggagacgAAGAGGTCCAATCTTCTCTATGACGATTTCCACCCTTTCCTACCCAGCAAGTTCGCTAACGACCCCACCGTCAAGGTTCTTGAGTTTGATGGCTACAACAAGACCGTAGACGagttcttctcctccctggAGGGCCAAAAGCTCGAGTCAAAACTCACGGAACGAGAGGCTGCGGCGCGGAGAAAGCTTGATGCTGCCAGGTCGGACCAGGAGAAGCGTATCGAGGGCCTGCGTGGAGCACAGTCCATCAACGTGCAGAAGGCTACGGCGATCGAAGCAAATGTGGAGCGTGTTCAGGAAGCGATGGACGCCGTCAATGGTCTCCTCCAGCAGGGCATGGACTGGGTCGACATCAGCAAGCTCATCGAGCGCGAGCAGAAGCGCCGCAACCCCGTCGCAGAGATCATCAAGCTGCCGCTCAACCTGGCCGAAAACAAAATCACGCTATTGttgggggaggaagaagacatcgaagacgacgagtCGAACTACGAGACGGATTCGGACGCCTCGGACAGCGAGAACGAGGAGTCGAGCAATAACAACAAGCAGAAGAACGACAAGCGGCTGGAGATCGAGGTCGACATCACCCTGTCGCCCTGGGCAAACTCGAGAGGATACCACGAGCAGAAGCGAagcgccgccaagaaggcggAGAAGACGGTGCAGCAGTCCCAGATGGCGCTGAAGAACGCCGAGCAGAAGATCCAGGCGGAACTGAAGAAGGGCctgaagacggagaaggctGTTCTGCAGCCCATCCGGAAGCAGAGCTGGTTCGAAAAGTTTATCTGGTTCGTCTCATCCGACGGCTAcctggtcctcggcggcaaggatGCGCAGCAAAACGAGATGCTGTACAAGCGCTACCTCCGAAAGGGTGACGTCTACGTCCACGCCGATATGCACGGTGCCGCGACGGTCATCATCAAGAACAGCCCGAGCACCCCCGACGCACCGATCCCCCCTTCGACGCTGGCGCAGGCCGGCACGCTTGCCGTGTGCAGCTCGAGCGCCTGGGACTCCAAGGCCGGCATGGGCGCCTGGTGGGTCAACGCCAACCAGGTGTCCAAGTCTGCGCCGACCGGGGAGTATCTCCCGACCGGAAGCTTCATGGTCCGCGGTCAAAAGAACTTCTTGCCCCCGGCGCAGCTCCTGCTCGGCATTGGCATCATGTTCAAGATCAGCGAGGAGAGCAAGGCCAGGCATGTGAAGCACAGGCTGTACGACGGCGCTGGCCTCCAAGCCCCGTCTGCCGACAAGGGGCCCGAGGAGTCTGCAGCGGATGCTGCTCAGGCCAGAGACGAAGATCCGGACGATGTGTCTGACATTGGCTCCGAGAacaacgacgaggacgaggaccccCGAGACAACCCTCTTCAGAATCTCGGACAGGACGGACATGATGATTCAGAAGAACGTATTGCTTCTGGAGAGTCTCCTGTCGAGGAGATGGAAAAGCTCAAGCTCGAGGATGGCAAGACGGCAGGCGATTCCGCCAACGAGGAAACCAAGCCAACCGAGGATGGCAACAACtatgacgacgaggacggggagcaggaggaagaggaggaggaggatgaagccGGGGACAGTGATCAGGCTGTCACAGGACAGACATCGACGCCGGCAGAGCCCGCCGGCGGGCCAAGCTCCAaggccagcgccgccgcgaacGACAAGCAGCGGCCCGCCAAGAGAGGCCAGAAgagcaaggccaagaagtTGGCGGCCAAGTACAAAGaccaagacgaagaggacagggcggcggccgaggcgctgtACGGGTCTGCGCGCGGCAAGCAgagggcggaggcggaggcgcaGAGCAAGGCGGAGCGAGAGGCCCAGCTGGCGTTCCAGAAGGAGCGGCGTCGGGCGCAGCACGAACGGCAGCAGAAGGAGACGGCGGAGCACGAGGAGGTCCGGCGGCTGATGAACGAGGAAGGGGTCGAGGTGCTCGACGCGGAGGAGCTGGGCAAGATGACGCTGCTGGACGCGCTGGTGGGCACGCCGCTGCCGGGcgacgagatcctcgaggcgGTGCCCGTGTGCGCGCCGTGGAACGCCATGGGCAAGTTCAAGTACAAGGCCAAGCTGCAGCCGGGCGCGgtgaagaagggcaaggcgGTCAAGGAGGTGTTTGAGCGGTGGAAGGCGGACTCGTCGCGCAAGGGCGCGCTCGACGAGCGTTCGCAGGACCGGGAGAAGATGTGGCCGCGGGAGGTGGAGCTCATCAAGGcgctcaaggccgaggagtcCATCAACGTCGTGCCTGTCGGGAAGGTCAGGGTGATGATGGCcggcgggagcggcggcggcggcggcggcggcgccaaggggcagcagggcaagggcggacgaggcggccgtgGGTCCAAGAAGAAGTGA